One Drosophila santomea strain STO CAGO 1482 chromosome X, Prin_Dsan_1.1, whole genome shotgun sequence DNA segment encodes these proteins:
- the LOC120455569 gene encoding protein lava lamp isoform X1 produces MAEDSAALESSYDFSIVQPDDHEYGEADIRLAGSSNDLSLLQNVSASTTRGIEGKGRLDSLKENLYKQQERLTALKERALRKSQDGRHKSSMSDSMESLKTLGQKLTVLKTRSGDSSTPLVTPTKDNDPGDISLLQASGSEKLLMLTQRTEQNRALLEQRKRDLAKSLLSVKSNIGYQTTAELGSSMTDLRQAASTSNPPVSRHRSALDLEAQGQEAVDESRVKLLRNRMKLTELKQGRQEQELQELRTELAKRANLIEQLELSGAELQRTLTQRNEELEQLRLVQAKPEVKKENEIEVPEGNDLKEQENSRLQGEVLVLRERLTELENINDLLETTRCELQEELTTARERQRDLELEQEQDKSSSSLQSEAASTDAQVSAELAKQLQELTNQLADLQSTNEELRQEVAAQKKLQVSDDSISQRLEELEATIAAQLSELEENKSAMAAQSEELAEKTTELNVLNVNLRLLEEKLAQSSRSKPLFLDDHLEDSAASKQMHEDLQQLKQKLDETNKANIKLKLKCKQTEKQLQKFQSQDGQQQLASLAAENEELQQRIAVLEDEKGQWQLANMQEDDRQPDQLPESNPLQLETIRLLEEQKLELQQALEALLSSSSSAESIEIVERHHLECLGQRRPASEGDAQEQKQVHPPVPSHVSELTQTDHTEEEDSSGESLSQLRERLELFTQERGEVLDKLEQLSAENSQLQARLEESSSSLQLLQREREKDLLSSTSTSSNLSQELSSMQRSSEVVATLDAGEGGPVLFEKCEKSLSKLNSELEAYRKANDRQAKFNVCKKLAKEAKNCHTQLSELLHKVKEASTAVETVTVVETVVAVTAPNGKALAEYEQLNAQNAELKAVISRLRQELDELRESYPETEASLAIVGSDSQKEDELLQLQSLLEDARSLQAEQRQQIEEQLDQIRELRQTEAEQLQLVARQSAEITQLQLQSEQFDQLLNSKEMTHEKQLEQQTRIRRELEGRAESLEGELSILQTLVAEQKQQLIESVSESEHALNLKMLELQSAQEELRELRAKEDPDQLREALRVSKSLAAQQVSELASSQETVDALNQQIQEYQGLDQAHKEEQLKNRELREKLKKYALNLKKRTQDNADLDQKIQDLTSQLQEQQELFKQKEEVEREPIVDTHQVEQLQQQVSKLNEDLKAKIHVNLENRDALRQLKQQIQEQKQIIQERDAELQESNLVSKELRRERQEAEQEVFQMGQENARLREEISKLQENIHTLGQSVNEEPTAVEDLRRQLEAKSKKFEKSKELIKLRNATIQSLQRELQQLQQDQDSEVEHVRAKRAAQEELSLEKDAQITALRQEILQLESQKSRTAGEGDDTMITKTSHQQLESQSQQQAEFLQVAEREQQHLRDQLTAAQEQHSLLAQQYASDKANFEMTIARLETLHEGIQAKLQEDASYIESLEAQNTELQARSAVLEEQAANQANQQAATQDKVQILEQQLQKQRELEEQQHQQDQQLQKRLNELGQREQVQNRQLELVSSDAEESRQHLARLRADYETLQAKHAQLTATAQAEREQMSSLSQEELGDLRQQLDAKEADLHRQRQVYDAKLAAKATELDELECDLNGHVERAAAETRELVQQLERSQELVNQRTEELQRLNEEFQEVERERSTLSREVTLLRLQHDSAEQDVLELQELRMQAMQDKTEMDNLRTQIDALCANHSQELQALQQQIAEWDTLGQNQTDDQVYIETENKRLAEQLSELQAQLARQQQQQQHHHHPAVQSQQHPPPASLFFGGDALAAPSPFDEIAQPLRVSSLAASAAPPISPPPTIEDLQRNVSDLEKHAQDLETKLLARNQSLAEQEERRLQLELRISEVDRLLSERTRQLADIQTANEERDRLAALEKLIQPAGAPTLDMFFGVQAEETVPDAVSHHLDLGLPQTEPVEEPLIHPKKAYLCQPKQEVQEPTAQSIDWGVDEDPWASAANEAPQTNVEHLHTRIAQLELQLSNAEQQKTELQTKAAKLMKRLKEYKTKATTTATPTVTVDNDLDSTIIEELKHQLQLQESRLSKAEELTQQHALEKEKLAKRIDVLTAGNDRMAEMKERQDMDVQMYQARIRELQEKLSQLDQWGEPTTTVSSSLSGDEAARIESLQQEIQQLRQQVIELEDLRRGDLSQLEALRQNSEGYGGAEKLANLQEDNQKLELQQLLQQVSELEALRTRDQAELAALRQSSQGHDEAARIATLQHDKQQLELQQLRQQLIELETLRTRDQAELEALRHSIQGHDEASRIAALQQENQQLEFQKLRQQLIDLEDQRCQGQQLSVDMDSRNDEQMAQLQEKESEIVHLKQRIEELMREDQTEKLVFEILTKNQELHMLRMQVKQLEEDKEDQQVSAASSTDGETVEKLKNQCQQLQQEKSDMEEELRVLNNHVLSSLELEDRMKQTLLQLDTKNIEITELRRSLEILQSQNLVQNPAAQQIPDLSAINQQWEQLVEQKCGEVASIWQEHLSQREAAFKAQLEEVTQQQQRELPQSQQSTQGDATSDIMLKMQKALETQEMEIVTLKEQLAIRSAEYARLAAQYDPFRLQNRGGPSGNPASTTVSAGGPPSLTANEPLPEYVLKADLDYALMMLHQRDMRVEEMIVELVQLLEERDHLQLKLSDTLRQLETERSRVSDEPASATASSSAASSSSPSKISSAGSNSELLGTTSAAGSDLKQKLAELQTVKHSKDKVIVDEREQRLQQMLQLQKDMAKQGSGSQSGPGTGTAATAPTAAPAPTPIGVDLSQSELRSPSMMLMDWILGNNNKEEEAGHQTSG; encoded by the exons ATGGCGGAGGATTCGGCTGCTTTGGAGAGCTCGTACGACTTCTCCATCGTTCAG CCCGACGATCACGAATATGGTGAGGCGGATATACGCTTGGCGGGCAGCTCCAACGATCTGTCCTTGTTACAG AATGTATCCGCCAGCACAACGAGAGGCATCGAGGGCAAGGGCCGTTTGGACAGCCTCAAAGAGAATCTGTACAAGCAGCAG GAGCGCCTTACTGCCTTAAAAGAACGCGCCTTGAGGAAATCCCAGGATGGGCGACACAAGTCCAGCATGAGTGACTCCATGGAATCGCTTAAGACATTGGGTCAGAAGCTCACCGTGTTGAAGACGCGCTCCGGCGACTCCTCCACTCCACTGGTCACACCCACTAAGGACAACGACCCCGGGGATATCTCTCTACTCCAAGCCAGTGGCAGCGAGAAGCTTCTGATGCTCACACAGCGCACGGAACAAAATCGTGCTTTGTTGGAACAGCGCAAGAGGGATCTGGCCAAGTCTCTTCTTTCGGTAAAGTCGAATATTGGCTATCAAACTACAGCCGAACTGGGCTCTTCCATGACGGACCTTCGACAGGCAGCGTCTACCTCTAACCCTCCCGTTTCCCGTCACCGTTCTGCCTTGGACTTGGAGGCCCAAGGTCAGGAGGCCGTGGACGAAAGTCGGGTGAAATTACTCAGGAATCGTATGAAGTTGACGGAGCTTAAGCAGGGCCGTCAGGAACAGGAGCTGCAGGAATTGCGCACAGAACTGGCCAAGCGCGCTAATCTCATCGAGCAATTGGAACTTTCCGGTGCGGAATTACAGCGCACGCTCACCCAGCGAAACGAGGAGTTGGAGCAATTGCGTCTGGTCCAGGCTAAACCAGAAGTAAAGAAGGAGAACGAGATCGAGGTGCCAGAAGGGAATGACCTGAAGGAGCAGGAGAACTCCCGCCTACAGGGAGAAGTTTTAGTCCTAAGAGAACGACTAACAGAGCTGGAAAACATCAACGACCTGTTAGAAACGACCCGATGTGAACTTCAGGAAGAGCTGACCACAGCGCGCGAAAGGCAACGTGATCTGGAGCTGGAACAAGAGCAGGATAAGTCTTCCAGCAGTCTGCAATCGGAGGCAGCGTCCACCGATGCGCAGGTGAGCGCGGAGCTGGCCAAACAGCTTCAAGAACTCACCAACCAGCTAGCGGACCTGCAATCAACTAATGAGGAGTTGCGTCAGGAAGTTGCTGCCCAAAAGAAGCTTCAGGTGAGCGATGACAGTATTTCCCAGCGTCTCGAGGAACTGGAAGCCACCATAGCGGCGCAGCTTTCAGAGCTGGAGGAAAATAAGTCGGCAATGGCTGCCCAAAGCGAAGAACTCGCAGAAAAGACAACGGAACTCAATGTGCTCAATGTGAATCTGCGTCTGCTTGAGGAGAAACTGGCGCAAAGCAGTCGCAGTAAGCCCCTATTTCTGGATGACCATTTGGAGGACAGTGCTGCCAGCAAGCAGATGCATGAGGATCTGCAGCAACTGAAGCAAAAGCTGGACGAAACTAACAAGGCCAACATAAAGCTAAAGCTGAAATGCAAGCAGACGGAGAAGCAGCTTCAGAAATTCCAATCACAAGATGGCCAGCAGCAGTTGGCTTCACTGGCGGCTGAAAACGAGGAACTGCAGCAGAGGATCGCCGTACTCGAGGACGAGAAGGGTCAATGGCAGTTAGCCAACATGCAGGAGGATGATCGCCAGCCAGATCAATTGCCGGAGTCAAACCCTTTGCAGCTGGAAACAATTCGTTTGCTGGAAGAGCAGAAATTGGAACTGCAACAGGCCCTGGAGGCCTTACTCAGTTCATCCAGTTCGGCGGAATCCATCGAAATAGTGGAGCGCCATCACTTAGAGTGCCTAGGCCAACGACGTCCAGCCAGCGAGGGCGACGcgcaggagcagaagcaaGTCCATCCGCCAGTGCCTAGTCACGTGAGCGAGCTCACTCAAACGGATCACACTGAGGAGGAGGATTCCTCTGGCGAAAGTCTTTCCCAGCTTAGAGAACGCCTTGAACTATTCACTCAGGAGCGCGGAGAGGTATTGGACAAGCTAGAACAACTCTCCGCTGAGAATTCGCAACTCCAGGCAAGGTTGGAGGAAAGTTCCAGTtctctgcagctgctgcagcgtGAACGTGAGAAGGATCTGCTCTCCTCCACGTCCACCTCTTCCAACCTTTCGCAGGAACTCAGTTCAATGCAGCGTTCCTCCGAAGTGGTGGCAACACTGGATGCTGGCGAAGGTGGACCCGTGCTCTTTGAGAAATGCGAGAAATCGCTGAGCAAACTGAACTCCGAATTGGAGGCCTATCGCAAGGCAAACGATAGGCAGGCCAAGTTCAATGTGTGCAAGAAACTGGCCAAGGAGGCCAAAAACTGTCACACCCAGTTGAGTGAGCTTCTTCACAAGGTTAAGGAAGCGAGCACCGCGGTTGAAACTGTTACCGTTGTGGAGACCGTGGTGGCAGTAACCGCTCCCAATGGAAAAGCACTTGCGGAATACGAGCAGCTAAACGCACAGAACGCGGAACTCAAGGCAGTGATCTCTCGCTTGCGCCAGGAATTGGATGAATTGAGGGAAAGCTATCCGGAAACAGAAGCGTCATTGGCCATAGTTGGTTCCGATTCTCAAAAAGAAGATGAGCTCCTTCAACTGCAATCCCTGCTGGAGGACGCACGTTCTTTGCAGGCCGAGCAACGCCAGCAAATCGAGGAGCAGCTAGATCAAATCAGGGAGCTGCGTCAAACCGAAGCAGAACAGTTGCAATTGGTGGCCAGGCAGAGTGCCGAGATCACACAACTTCAGCTGCAATCAGAACAATTTGATCAGCTGCTCAATTCCAAGGAAATGACACATGAGAAGCAACTGGAGCAGCAAACAAGGATTCGTCGAGAGCTAGAAGGACGGGCCGAATCTCTGGAGGGCGAACTGAGTATACTGCAGACTCTAGTTGCCgagcaaaagcagcaactcATCGAAAGTGTCAGCGAAAGTGAGCACGCTCTTAACCTTAAGATGCTTGAACTGCAATCCGCCCAAGAGGAGCTTCGCGAATTGAGAGCCAAAGAGGATCCGGATCAGCTCAGAGAGGCTCTGCGAGTTAGCAAAAGTCTAGCTGCCCAGCAGGTTAGTGAATTGGCTTCCAGCCAGGAGACTGTCGACGCTCTGAACCAGCAAATTCAGGAGTATCAAGGATTAGATCAAGCCCATAAGGAGGAGCAGCTCAAGAACCGCGAACTGCGCGAGAAACTCAAGAAGTATGCGCTTAACCTCAAGAAACGGACACAGGATAATGCCGATCTCGATCAGAAGATCCAAGACCTTACTAGTCAACTCCAAGAACAGCAAGAGCTTTTCAAGCAGAAAGAAGAGGTGGAGCGTGAACCCATCGTGGACACCCATCAAGTGGAGCAATTGCAGCAACAGGTCAGCAAGCTTAACGAAGACCTGAAGGCGAAGATCCACGTCAACCTGGAAAATCGCGATGCCCTGCGTCAGTTAAAGCAGCAAATCCAAGAGCAGAAGCAAATAATCCAAGAACGTGATGCGGAGCTCCAAGAATCCAATCTGGTAAGCAAGGAGCTGCGGCGCGAGCGCCAAGAAGCCGAGCAGGAAGTCTTTCAAATGGGCCAGGAAAACGCCAGACTCAGGGAAGAAATCTCCAAGCTCCAGGAGAACATCCATACTCTTGGACAGAGTGTTAACGAAGAACCCACGGCGGTCGAGGATTTGCGGCGTCAATTAGAGGCAAAATCAAAGAAGTTTGAAAAGTCCAAGGAATTAATAAAGCTTCGCAATGCTACGATTCAATCTCTGCAGCGAGAACTACAGCAATTGCAACAGGACCAAGACAGCGAGGTGGAACATGTACGAGCCAAGAGGGCCGCCCAAGAGGAACTGAGTCTAGAAAAGGATGCGCAG ATTACTGCTCTCCGACAAGAGATTCTTCAGCTGGAAAGCCAAAAGAGCAGGACAGCCGGTGAAGGCGATGATACGATGATTACCAAGACCTCACATCAACAATTGGAATCCCAATCG CAGCAACAAGCGGAATTCCTCCAAGTGGCAGAGAGGGAGCAACAGCACCTTCGTGACCAGCTAACGGCGGCCCAGGAGCAACACTCTCTGTTGGCGCAGCAGTACGCCAGCGATAAGGCAAACTTTGAGATGACCATTGCCCGTCTGGAGACCCTTCACGAAGGTATTCAGGCCAAACTACAGGAGGATGCCTCTTACATTGAGTCGCTGGAGGCACAGAATACGGAGCTGCAGGCCAGAAGCGCTGTTCTTGAGGAACAGGCCGCCAATCAAGCTAATCAACAAGCGGCGACCCAAGATAAAGTGCAAATACTGGAGCAACAGTTGCAGAAACAGCgcgagctggaggagcagcagcaccaacaggATCAGCAGCTACAGAAGCGTTTGAATGAGCTTGGCCAAAGGGAGCAAGTTCAAAATCGCCAACTTGAGTTGGTCAGCAGCGATGCGGAGGAGAGCAGGCAGCATCTGGCTCGCCTGCGAGCAGACTACGAGACCCTGCAGGCCAAACACGCTCAACTAACAGCCACCGCCCAGGCAGAACGGGAACAGATGAGCAGCCTCAGCCAGGAGGAGCTGGGCGATCTCCGACAGCAACTGGACGCTAAGGAGGCGGATCTGCACCGTCAGCGGCAGGTTTACGATGCCAAACTGGCAGCCAAGGCCACGGAGCTCGATGAACTCGAATGCGACCTCAATGGCCATGTGGAACGAGCTGCCGCCGAAACGCGAGAGCTTGTTCAGCAGCTGGAGCGGTCCCAAGAGCTAGTAAACCAACGAACTGAGGAACTTCAGCGACTGAACGAAGAGTTTCAGGAGGTGGAACGCGAGAGATCCACTTTAAGTCGAGAGGTGACCCTGCTTCGTTTGCAGCATGACAGTGCCGAGCAAGATGTTTTGGAGCTCCAGGAACTGCGCATGCAGGCCATGCAGGACAAGACCGAAATGGACAACCTGCGCACCCAGATAGATGCTCTCTGCGCCAATCACAGCCAGGAGTTGCAGGCACTACAACAGCAAATCGCTGAGTGGGACACTCTGGGTCAGAATCAAACTGATGATCAGGTCTACATCGAAACGGAAAACAAACGGTTGGCAGAGCAGCTAAGCGAACTGCAAGCTCAACTGgccaggcagcagcagcagcagcaacaccatcaTCATCCTGCTGTTCAATCTCAGCAGCATCCGCCACCGGCATCTCTGTTCTTTGGTGGCGATGCTTTGGCCGCTCCTTCGCCCTTCGATGAGATTGCCCAACCGCTGAGGGTTTCTTCTCTAGCGGCAAGTGCAGCGCCACCCATTTCTCCACCACCTACAATCGAGGATCTTCAGCGAAACGTTTCTGATCTGGAGAAGCATGCGCAGGATTTGGAAACGAAACTGCTGGCACGAAATCAGAGTTTGGCGGAGCAGGAAGAACGACGTTTGCAGTTGGAGCTGCGCATTTCGGAAGTGGATCGCCTGCTAAGCGAACGGACTCGGCAGTTGGCCGACATTCAAACGGCCAACGAAGAACGTGATCGCTTGGCGGCGCTGGAGAAGCTTATCCAACCGGCGGGAGCGCCTACATTGGACATGTTCTTTGGCGTTCAAGCGGAGGAAACAGTGCCCGATGCCGTGAGTCACCATTTGGATTTGGGCCTGCCGCAAACGGAACCTGTGGAGGAACCACTGATCCATCCCAAAAAGGCATATTTGTGCCAGCCAAAGCAAGAAGTTCAAGAGCCAACTGCTCAATCCATTGATTGGGGTGTTGATGAAGATCCCTGGGCAAGTGCCGCCAACGAGGCTCCGCAAACCAATGTGGAACACCTGCATACGAGAATCGCCCAATTGGAGCTGCAGTTGTCCAATGCCGAGCAGCAAAAGACCGAACTCCAAACCAAAGCCGCCAAGCTGATGAAGCGCCTAAAGGAATACAAAACGAAGGCCACAACGACCGCCACGCCCACGGTGACAGTGGATAATGATCTGGATTCGACCATAATTGAGGAGCTGAAGCATCAGCTCCAGTTGCAAGAGTCTCGACTGAGCAAAGCGGAAGAATTAACACAACAGCACGCCCTGGAAAAAGAGAAGCTAGCGAAGCGCATCGATGTCCTGACGGCAGGAAACGATCGTATGGCGGAAATGAAGGAGCGTCAGGACATGGATGTGCAGATGTACCAGGCTCGCATTCGGGAGCTCCAAGAAAAGCTTAGCCAACTTGACCAGTGGGGTGAGCCTACCACTACTGTCTCCTCATCGTTGAGCGGCGATGAGGCGGCCAGGATTGAGAGCCTGCAGCAGGAGATCCAGCAACTGCGACAACAAGTAATCGAACTGGAAGATTTACGCAGAGGCGATTTATCCCAATTGGAAGCACTGCGACAAAATAGCGAAGGTTACGGTGGGGCGGAAAAACTGGCGAACCTCCAAGAAGACAACCAAAAATTGGAACTCCAGCAACTTCTCCAACAAGTAAGCGAACTGGAAGCCCTGCGCACACGCGATCAAGCCGAATTGGCAGCACTGCGTCAGAGTAGCCAAGGTCACGATGAGGCGGCAAGGATTGCGACTTTGCAGCACGACAAACAACAACTGGAGCTCCAGCAGCTGCGCCAACAACTAATTGAACTTGAAACATTGCGCACACGCGATCAAGCCGAGTTAGAAGCACTGCGTCATAGTATCCAGGGTCACGATGAGGCGTCAAGGATTGCAGCACTGCAGCAGGAGAATCAACAACTGGAGTTTCAGAAACTGCGCCAACAACTAATCGATCTGGAAGATCAGAGATGTCAGGGTCAACAACTCTCGGTAGACATGGACTCCAGAAATGATGAGCAAATGGCTCAACTGCAGGAGAAAGAATCAGAGATTGTGCACTTAAAGCAACGCATCGAAGAGCTTATGCGCGAGGACCAAACAGAGAAGCTTGTCTTCGAGATCCTGACGAAAAATCAAGAGCTGCACATGCTACGCATGCAGGTCAAGCAATTAGAGGAGGACAAGGAAGATCAGCAGGTGTCCGCTGCTTCTTCAACGGATGGAGAGACAgttgaaaagctgaaaaaccAGTGTCAGCAACTCCAGCAAGAAAAGTCTGACATGGAGGAGGAACTGCGTGTGCTTAACAATCATGTTCTTAGCAGCCTAGAGCTGGAGGATAGGATGAAGCAAACGCTGCTCCAGCTGGATACCAAAAACATTGAAATCACCGAGCTGCGTCGTTCTCTAGAAATCCTGCAAAGCCAAAATCTTGTTCAGAATCCCGCTGCACAGCAAATACCCGATCTGTCAGCTATCAATCAGCAGTGGGAACAGTTGGTGGAGCAAAAGTGTGGAGAGGTGGCCAGCATATGGCAGGAGCATCTCTCTCAAAGGGAAGCTGCCTTCAAGGCGCAACTTGAGGAGGTtacccagcagcagcagagagAACTGCCACAAAGTCAGCAGTCCACGCAAGGTGATGCCACCAGCGACATAATGCTAAAGATGCAAAAGGCACTGGAAACGCAGGAAATGGAGATTGTGACCCTCAAGGAACAGCTGGCAATTCGTTCAGCCGAGTACGCTCGTCTAGCCGCCCAATACGATCCGTTCCGGCTGCAGAATCGTGGAGGACCCAGTGGAAATCCTGCCTCGACAACAGTCTCAGCAGGTGGACCACCATCTTTAACTGCCAACGAACCACTGCCCGAGTATGTGCTTAAAGCGGATCTAGACTATGCCCTCATGATGCTCCACCAGCGGGACATGCGAGTCGAGGAAATGATTGTGGAACTGGTGCAGTTGCTCGAGGAACGTGATCACCTGCAACTGAAGTTGTCCGACACACTGCGACAGTTGGAAACTGAGCGGAGTCGCGTTAGCGATGAAC CAGCAAGTGCCACGGCATCCTCATCAGCCGCCTCTAGCAGCAGTCCCAGCAAAATCAGCAGTGCTGGCAGCAACAGCGAGCTTCTGGGAACGACGAGTGCAGCGGGCAGTGACCTCAAGCAGAA GCTAGCTGAGTTGCAGACGGTAAAGCATTCCAAGGACAAGGTCATCGTAGACGAGCGTGAGCAGCGCCTACAGCAGATGCTTCAGCTGCAGAAAGACATGGCCAAGCAGGGCTCGGGATCGCAATCAGGaccaggaacaggaacagcaGCCACGgcaccaacagcagcaccagcaccaacaccaATTGGCGTGGATCTTT CTCAGTCGGAATTGCGTTCGCCATCGATGATGCTCATGGACTGGATActtggcaacaacaacaaggaggaggaggcgggcCACCAAACCTCTGGCTAA